AACTTTAAATATAAATAGTGAAAAAACACAGTATAACTATAATGAAAAAACTGGTGTAATGGAAGGCTTAAAAGGTCGTATAGATAATAGATACGTTTCAGGTGAACAAGTGGAATTTTATCCTGATTATTATGTAATCTATAATGGTACTATGACACGTTGCCCTGCTAAAAAGCCAGATTATTATTTGAGTGCTGATAAAATAGAAATTTATCCAGATGACCATATGGTAGCATATAATGCTAAATTTTATATAAAAGGACAAGTTGTTTATCAGACAAAGGAATATAGGACAAAAATAGGTGCTAATAGCGATGGTAAAGAAGATTGGATGCCATTTAGAATTAGATGGAATGATGATGATGGTTTAACGATTGGTTATAATTACAATCAAGAAATTGTTGATAATGTAAATGCTTATGCTAATTTAAAATATACGACAAAACACGATATGCGTAATGTATATGGTGTTGGTTGGAGCAATGCAGGAAGTAGCTTTAATATCGAAAGTGGTAAATATGAAGATGATGATGATATTTGGTTAAAGAAAGAAATTGCCTATATTTATAATTATGGACAGCGTATAGGTGATACACCACTTCGTTTTAATTTGAGAAATGAATACGGTTTATGGGAAGAATATGGCAAAAAAAGTTGGCATCGTGAACATAATTTGTCTTTATACCATGACCCAATTAGACTTGATGAAAATGGTAAAGTGAGATTATTCCCAAGTATCGGTTATAAATTAGTTCATGAAGATTATGATGACTCTAATTATAACAGCTTGTATTATGATGTTACTTTGCTCAGTGAATTTAATGATAGATTAGCTGGTTATTTAGGATACCATTATTCACGTGTAAGTCAGGAAAATACATTATTTGATTATGGCTTAAATGATTATTCTAAAAAAGTATCAGCTGGTTTTAGTTATACTATTGATGATAAAAACCGTATAGTAGTAGCAACAGGTTATGATGCTTCAGATAGTCTTAGAATACGTGATTTAGATTATTATTGGTATCATGATTGGCATTGTGTAGAAACTGAATTGAAGTATGAACAGAAAAAAGATAAATGGAGTTTGCACTTTAACTTCCTTAATTTCTAATTAAAGGGGTGATTTAATGAAGCCGGATTTGATTGATTTTGTTGATAAATTCAAAGGTAAACGCATTTTGATTATCGGTGATATGATTGCTGATATATATTTAGAGGGTGATATATCACGTATTTCACGTGAAGCACCTGTGCTTGTGCTTATTGAAAAAGAAGAAAAGACTGTACCAGGGGGAGCTGCTAATGTTGTAAATAATGTGGCTACACTTGGCGGTAAAGCTTTTGCTGTAGGTATTTTAGGAAAAGATAGAGGTGCTTTAAATTTAAAGCATACTTTAGAAGAAAATGGCGTGAATACAGATGGTATGTTTTGCGACCAAACGCGCAAGACTATCACAAAAACACGTGTAATTGCAGGGGGAAGAGCTACTGTAAGTCAGCAAGTAGTGCGCATTGATAGGGAATGTAATACACCGATATCTTCTGCATATGAAAAAGAAGTATTAAAATATATAGAAATGATTATGCCTCAAATTCAAGGGGTAGTTATGAGTGATTATGGTAGTGGTACTATCACCCCTAATATTAAAGAGCTTATTTTAAAATTAAGTAAAGAATATGATATTCCTTCAATAGTTGATTCGCGTTATGCAATATTTGATTTTGTAGGAACAGATTATGTGAAACAAAATGATGCGGAATTATCAAATGCTGTTGGTTATAAAATCGATAGTGAAGAAAAACTTTATGAAGCAGCGCAGGATTTTTTAATTAAAATGCAAGCAAAAGGTATTTTAATCACGCGTGGTGAAAAAGGCATGACTTTATTTGAAAAAAATGGAGATGTGCATAATATACCTGTATCCGATAAATCAGAAGTATTTGATGTATCAGGTGCTGGCGATACTTGTGTTGCGACTTTTATCACAGCACTAGCAGCAGGTGCTTTGCCATCGCAAGCTGCAGAAATATCTAATTTTGCTTCTGGTATTGCTGTGCGTAAAATGGGAACAGCAACCGTTTCTGATGAAGAATTAATAAATGTGCTAAAAAAATAAAATGGGGTATTTTTAGTGATTGTTGATGTAAATGATATAGAAAAATTTTGTGAAATACTGCATCATAGTGGCAAAAGTATTGCACTTACAAATGGTTCATTTGATTTAGTTCATTCAGGTCATGTAAATTATCTAAATGAAGCAAAAAAAATGGCTGATTATCTTATTGTAGGGGTAAACAGTGATAAATCTGTAAAACAGTATAAATCGGATAAAAGACCGATAATACCGCAAAATCAACGAGCTTTTTTAATCGATAATTTAAAATCTGTTGATTATGTAGTGATATTTGAAGAAACAACAGCAGATAAGTTAATAGAAAAAGTTAAGCCAGATTTTTATATAAAAGGTGGCGACTATACAGAAGAAACGTTGCCAGAAACGGCTACTGTGAAAAAATTTGGCGGAAAAATTAAATTTATAAAGATGACAGAAGGTTGTTCTACGACAAATATCATAAATAAAATTTTAGATATATATGCAAAATAAGTAGAATAACAACTTTACAAGTGTACAGTTGTTTATAGATTTTTTGAATTAATGGTCTTGACAAATGAAAAATTAGTCGTTATAGTATTAGACAAAGATAAATGCAATGAAGAGGAAAAGTACGATTGTGAATTTTCCAGAGAACTGTGGGTTGGTGCGACACAGGATTGAAGCAGTCGGAAATACACCTATGAGCAACAGGCTGAAATGATATAGAGTAGGTCGTGTCGGTTGCCTCCGTTATCATGGGCTAGGGTATGATAGTACCCAAATAAAGTGGCTTGCTAATAGCAAGAAGGGTGGTACCACGGGTTAATAACAGCTCGTCCCTGTTTAGGGACGGGCTTTTTTGTATTTAAATTTAAAATTAGGAGGAATAATATTATGATTATTGTTATGAAACCAGAAGCTACAGTAGAAGATTTAAATGCTGTAAAAGATAAAATTAAAAATTCAGGACTTGATTACCATTTATCACAGGGTTCATCTAGAGTTATTGTCGGTGTAATAGGTGATAAAAAGAAAATTGCTACATTACAGATGAATTCTTTTTCCGGTGTAGAAAAAACTGTATCGATTACAGAAAAATATAAATTAGTTAGTCGTGAATTTAAAAAAGAAGATAGCGTAATTGATATTGATGGTGTGAAAATAGGTGGTGGCCATTTTGCTGTAATGGCAGGCCCTTGCTCTGTTGAAAGTCGTGAACAATTATTAGAAGCTGCTAAAGCTGTTAAAGCATGCGGTGCACAATTTTTACGTGGCGGTGCTTTTAAACCTCGTACATCTCCATATGATTTCCAGGGACTTGGCGTAGAAGGTTTAAAAATGATGCGTTCAGTAGCTGATGAAGTTGGTCTTAAAGTTGTCACAGAAATCGTTAATATCAATGATTTAGACACTATTTGCCAATATGCGGATATGTTGCAAATCGGTGCGCGCAATATGCAGAATTTCCAATTATTGAAAGATGTTGGTTTTACAAAAAAACCTGTACTTTTAAAACGTGGTCTTAGTGCAACTATCAGTGAATGGCTCAATGCAGCTGAATACATCGCTAGTGGTGGCAATTACAATATTGTATTGTGTGAACGCGGTATTAGAACGTATGAAACATTCACACGCAATACACTTGACTTAAGCGCTGTAGCTGCTGTAAAAGAATTATCTCATTTGCCAATTATCGTAGACCCAAGCCATGGAACAGGTCGCTGGCAGATGGTTCGTCCAATGGCTCGTGCAGCAGTGGCAGCAGGTGCAGATGGCCTCATGATTGAAGTTCATCCACATCCAGAAGTAGCACTCAGCGATGGTGACCAATCTTTAAAACCAGATAATTTTAAAATTGTAATGGATGAAGTTAATCAGATTTTGAAATTGATGGGGAAAACATTATGAGTAAATTACATTTAGCTATATTAGGCGTTGGTCTTATAGGCGGCGCCTTTGGTATGGCACTTAAAAATAAATTGGGTGATGATATTTTCATCACAGGTAATACGCGAACTCAAAAATCAATAGATAATGCTGAACGATTAGGCGCTATTGATAAAGGTTATTTAGACCCGATTGAATGTGTAAAAGGTGCAGACATCATTTATTTAAGTACACCTGTATTACAGATAGTACCTTTAGTAGAAAAGATTTTACCTCATTTGAAAAAAGGTGCAATTTTAACAGATGCCGGCAGCACAAAATCATATATCGCTCGTCAAATAATGAATATGCTTCCAGAAAATATTTATTATGTAGCGGGACATCCGATGACAGGTAGAGAAAAAAGTGGTGTTACAGCGGCGAATAAAGATTTATTTAAAAACAAATGCTATGTAATTGTCAAGGATACGAAAGCACCTGCTGAAGTTTTGCAGAAAGTCGTAGATTTAATAAAACTTACAGAAGCGAAT
The window above is part of the Megamonas hypermegale genome. Proteins encoded here:
- a CDS encoding bifunctional heptose 7-phosphate kinase/heptose 1-phosphate adenyltransferase produces the protein MKPDLIDFVDKFKGKRILIIGDMIADIYLEGDISRISREAPVLVLIEKEEKTVPGGAANVVNNVATLGGKAFAVGILGKDRGALNLKHTLEENGVNTDGMFCDQTRKTITKTRVIAGGRATVSQQVVRIDRECNTPISSAYEKEVLKYIEMIMPQIQGVVMSDYGSGTITPNIKELILKLSKEYDIPSIVDSRYAIFDFVGTDYVKQNDAELSNAVGYKIDSEEKLYEAAQDFLIKMQAKGILITRGEKGMTLFEKNGDVHNIPVSDKSEVFDVSGAGDTCVATFITALAAGALPSQAAEISNFASGIAVRKMGTATVSDEELINVLKK
- the rfaE2 gene encoding D-glycero-beta-D-manno-heptose 1-phosphate adenylyltransferase translates to MIVDVNDIEKFCEILHHSGKSIALTNGSFDLVHSGHVNYLNEAKKMADYLIVGVNSDKSVKQYKSDKRPIIPQNQRAFLIDNLKSVDYVVIFEETTADKLIEKVKPDFYIKGGDYTEETLPETATVKKFGGKIKFIKMTEGCSTTNIINKILDIYAK
- the aroF gene encoding 3-deoxy-7-phosphoheptulonate synthase, with the translated sequence MIIVMKPEATVEDLNAVKDKIKNSGLDYHLSQGSSRVIVGVIGDKKKIATLQMNSFSGVEKTVSITEKYKLVSREFKKEDSVIDIDGVKIGGGHFAVMAGPCSVESREQLLEAAKAVKACGAQFLRGGAFKPRTSPYDFQGLGVEGLKMMRSVADEVGLKVVTEIVNINDLDTICQYADMLQIGARNMQNFQLLKDVGFTKKPVLLKRGLSATISEWLNAAEYIASGGNYNIVLCERGIRTYETFTRNTLDLSAVAAVKELSHLPIIVDPSHGTGRWQMVRPMARAAVAAGADGLMIEVHPHPEVALSDGDQSLKPDNFKIVMDEVNQILKLMGKTL
- a CDS encoding prephenate dehydrogenase, which produces MSKLHLAILGVGLIGGAFGMALKNKLGDDIFITGNTRTQKSIDNAERLGAIDKGYLDPIECVKGADIIYLSTPVLQIVPLVEKILPHLKKGAILTDAGSTKSYIARQIMNMLPENIYYVAGHPMTGREKSGVTAANKDLFKNKCYVIVKDTKAPAEVLQKVVDLIKLTEANITTLTLEEHDRCASIISHIPHIVAAGLVNLLDKNPNDLEACITLAGGGFKDTTRIASSNADMWADVCISNAEPIIEHLSQLQAIFSNMITAIAKKDRQTIHDYFVESKTRRDMILEETKDKYDLI